In the genome of Pseudorca crassidens isolate mPseCra1 chromosome 14, mPseCra1.hap1, whole genome shotgun sequence, one region contains:
- the LBH gene encoding protein LBH isoform X2: MSVYFPIHCPDYLRSAEMTEVMMNTPSMEEIGLSPRKDGLSYQIFPDPSDFDRCCKLKDRLPSIVVEPTEGEVESGELRWPPEEFLVQEDEQDNCEETPNEDKEQ; encoded by the exons CCCTGACTATCTGAGATCAGCCGAGATGACTGAGGTGATGATGAACACCCCATCCATGGAGGAAATAGGCCTCAGCCCCCGAAAGGATGGCCTTTCCTATCAG ATCTTCCCTGACCCGTCAGACTTCGACCGCTGCTGCAAACTGAAGGACCGTCTGCCCTCCATCGTGGTGGAGCCCACAGAGGGGGAGGTAGAGAGCGGGGAGCTCCGGTGGCCCCCCGAGGAGTTCTTGGTCCAGGAGGATGAACAGGACAACTGTGAAGAGACACCGAACGAAGACAAGGAGCAGTAG